The proteins below come from a single uncultured Dethiosulfovibrio sp. genomic window:
- the purC gene encoding phosphoribosylaminoimidazolesuccinocarboxamide synthase, with the protein MEIREKLYEGKAKRIYRTDNPEVLYLEYKNSLTAFNAKKKAEMEGKGELNNLISSWIFKHLSKKGIESHFIEKINDNCQTVKPVTIVPLEVVLRNVTAGSICKRLGLEQGMKLPRPLIEFYYKEDDLDDPLVLEDHALLFGWATEEDLKTMKEITLKVNDALIELFDSIDIDLIDFKLEFGKDSDGKIILADEVSPDTCRYWEKGTGKSLDKDRFRKDMDDVLGAYREIWRRLSERGE; encoded by the coding sequence ATGGAGATCAGAGAAAAGCTCTACGAAGGAAAGGCAAAGAGAATCTACCGTACCGACAACCCTGAAGTCCTGTACCTGGAGTACAAAAACTCCTTAACAGCCTTCAACGCCAAGAAAAAGGCGGAGATGGAGGGCAAGGGAGAGCTCAACAACCTAATCAGCTCCTGGATATTCAAACACCTGTCAAAAAAGGGCATAGAGAGCCACTTTATAGAGAAAATCAACGACAACTGCCAGACCGTCAAGCCTGTGACCATAGTTCCCCTGGAGGTCGTCCTCAGAAACGTCACCGCCGGGTCCATATGCAAGAGGCTGGGCCTCGAGCAGGGAATGAAGCTACCTAGACCCCTCATAGAGTTCTATTATAAGGAAGACGATCTTGACGATCCCCTTGTGCTTGAGGACCACGCCCTCCTGTTTGGATGGGCCACCGAGGAGGACCTTAAGACTATGAAGGAGATAACCCTCAAGGTCAACGACGCCCTCATAGAGCTTTTCGACTCTATAGACATAGACCTTATAGACTTCAAGCTGGAATTCGGCAAAGACAGCGACGGCAAAATAATCCTGGCCGACGAGGTCTCGCCGGACACCTGCCGCTACTGGGAGAAGGGTACCGGCAAGAGCCTGGATAAGGACCGTTTCAGAAAGGACATGGACGACGTTCTCGGGGCATACAGAGAGATCTGGCGCAGACTGTCGGAGAGAGGGGAATAA
- the purS gene encoding phosphoribosylformylglycinamidine synthase subunit PurS: MRYKADILVYLKGEVLDTQGKAVAGSLKRLGYDEPSVRVGKYIQIDLESSDLPSAEETVHRMCKDLLVNAIIEDYSVKLEESR; encoded by the coding sequence GTGAGATATAAAGCAGATATACTGGTCTACCTTAAAGGAGAGGTGCTGGACACCCAGGGTAAGGCCGTGGCCGGCTCCCTTAAAAGACTGGGCTACGACGAGCCCTCAGTGAGAGTCGGAAAATACATCCAGATCGACCTGGAGAGCTCGGACCTGCCCTCGGCTGAGGAGACGGTCCACCGTATGTGCAAAGACCTTCTGGTCAACGCAATTATAGAGGACTATTCGGTAAAGCTGGAGGAATCGAGATGA
- the purQ gene encoding phosphoribosylformylglycinamidine synthase subunit PurQ has product MKIAVVVFPGSNCDRDVVKAVKHVTGDTPELLWHCDRSLPEGTDLVVLPGGFSYGDYLRCGAMAHTAPIMTDVRRHADRGGLVMGICNGFQILTESRMLPGALLVNRDLDFICKVVQLKVERTDTAFTGDYSKGQVISIPIAHHEGRYHLPEEELKLLEERGQVVFRYSGENPNGALNDIAGIVNEGGNVLGLMPHPERYSDGLLGGDHGAPVWTSLKKWIERTGA; this is encoded by the coding sequence ATGAAAATCGCCGTGGTGGTCTTCCCCGGAAGCAACTGCGATCGTGACGTAGTCAAGGCGGTCAAGCACGTGACAGGGGACACTCCAGAGCTCCTGTGGCACTGTGACCGATCCCTTCCCGAGGGCACCGACCTGGTGGTCTTGCCGGGGGGATTTTCCTACGGAGACTACCTGCGATGCGGAGCCATGGCCCACACGGCGCCCATAATGACCGACGTCCGTCGTCACGCCGACCGGGGCGGCCTGGTTATGGGCATATGCAACGGCTTTCAGATCCTCACCGAATCCAGGATGCTCCCTGGAGCGCTTCTGGTCAACCGAGACCTGGACTTCATCTGCAAGGTAGTGCAGCTGAAGGTCGAGAGGACCGACACCGCCTTCACAGGGGACTACTCGAAGGGACAGGTAATATCGATTCCCATAGCCCACCACGAGGGAAGATACCACCTTCCCGAGGAGGAGCTAAAGCTATTGGAGGAAAGGGGGCAGGTGGTATTTCGATACTCCGGCGAGAACCCCAACGGAGCCCTTAACGACATAGCGGGAATAGTGAACGAGGGCGGTAACGTCCTTGGCCTGATGCCCCACCCTGAAAGGTACTCCGACGGCCTCTTAGGCGGAGACCACGGGGCTCCTGTATGGACCTCCCTTAAAAAATGGATCGAAAGGACCGGTGCTTGA
- the purL gene encoding phosphoribosylformylglycinamidine synthase subunit PurL — protein MDYSKAGLRKEEYEALRERLGREPNDLELQIMGVMWSEHCSYKSTKALLRTFPKEGKKVVLGPGENAGVVDAGDGLGLAFKVESHNHPSAIAPYQGAATGVGGIIRDIMALGARPVASMDGLFFGDPEDRKSQALSDGVVKGIGGYGNCVGVPTVGGTTFYHPIYRDNPLVNAFCAGVVPIDSIVSSQTAKAGQEVLILGSKTGRDGIAGAAFASTELAEDGSGMPSVQIGDPFAEKLLIEACLELRDKGLLVSMQDMGAAGILSSSSEIAAKSGVAMTIDFDAIPLRAEGMEPWEIALSESQERMLLIVEPEKVQSVMDVADKWELDCAVIGHTEPGDRYRITWKGETVADMPASVIGSDCPEIPWASKIPSDLESRQALDLNDLDMPDDWNETLLSMMSSTAHRSRKAIYQQYDSMVQTNTVVGPGSPVSVIRIEGTDRLAAMTMESQPYLCWLDPYNGSTEIVARSCRPLAVAGAEVAGATDCLNFPSPEKPEQFWTLSRSVAGLADGCTALNCPVVSGNVSLYNETSEGAIFPSPLVGTVGFIESPSRMVRSGSWAEGDRIFYVSYGEPSLAGSSYLMKAKNIIAGKPLDFAPKEEADFMDRALATAKDSIPSSGRAIAGGGLAIALAKEAAESGLGAEIEISMDRQDISLFGEGGPRAIYAVPAEKADRFTSIWGDRAREIGTVKGDRLSIKSVLDLTVKSIAESWGI, from the coding sequence ATGGACTACTCCAAAGCGGGACTTCGGAAAGAGGAATACGAGGCCCTGAGAGAGAGGCTTGGCAGGGAGCCTAACGACCTGGAGCTCCAGATAATGGGGGTCATGTGGTCGGAGCACTGTAGCTATAAATCCACCAAAGCCCTCCTCAGGACCTTCCCTAAAGAGGGCAAAAAGGTCGTCCTCGGCCCCGGGGAGAACGCCGGAGTCGTCGACGCCGGAGACGGACTGGGGCTGGCGTTCAAAGTCGAAAGCCACAACCATCCCTCGGCCATAGCACCCTATCAGGGAGCAGCCACAGGGGTCGGGGGCATAATCAGGGACATAATGGCCTTAGGAGCCAGGCCGGTCGCCTCCATGGACGGCCTGTTCTTCGGCGACCCTGAGGACAGAAAGAGCCAGGCCCTCTCCGACGGCGTGGTCAAAGGCATAGGGGGATACGGCAACTGCGTCGGAGTCCCCACCGTAGGAGGGACCACCTTCTACCACCCTATCTACAGGGACAACCCACTGGTGAACGCCTTCTGCGCCGGTGTGGTTCCCATAGACAGCATAGTCAGTTCCCAGACCGCCAAGGCCGGTCAGGAGGTCCTTATACTGGGATCTAAAACCGGCAGAGACGGCATAGCGGGAGCGGCCTTCGCATCCACCGAGCTGGCGGAGGACGGATCGGGAATGCCCTCGGTCCAGATAGGCGACCCATTCGCCGAGAAGCTCCTCATAGAGGCCTGCTTGGAGCTCAGGGATAAAGGCCTTCTGGTCAGCATGCAGGACATGGGAGCGGCTGGGATACTTTCATCTTCCAGCGAGATAGCCGCAAAAAGCGGAGTGGCCATGACCATCGACTTCGACGCCATACCTCTTAGGGCGGAGGGAATGGAGCCCTGGGAGATAGCCCTGTCCGAATCCCAGGAGAGAATGCTCCTTATAGTGGAGCCGGAGAAGGTCCAGTCGGTCATGGACGTGGCGGACAAGTGGGAGCTGGACTGCGCCGTAATAGGTCACACCGAGCCAGGAGACCGTTACAGAATCACCTGGAAAGGGGAGACCGTTGCCGACATGCCAGCGTCGGTCATAGGCAGCGACTGCCCGGAGATCCCCTGGGCCTCCAAAATCCCGTCGGACCTGGAGAGCCGCCAAGCCCTCGACCTAAACGACCTGGACATGCCGGACGACTGGAACGAGACGTTGCTCTCCATGATGTCCTCCACCGCCCACCGGTCCAGAAAGGCCATCTACCAGCAGTACGACTCTATGGTCCAGACCAACACAGTAGTGGGACCGGGATCGCCGGTCAGCGTCATAAGAATAGAGGGAACTGACCGCCTAGCGGCAATGACCATGGAGTCACAGCCCTACCTCTGCTGGCTCGATCCCTACAACGGCTCGACGGAGATAGTGGCAAGAAGCTGTAGGCCCCTGGCGGTGGCCGGTGCGGAGGTCGCAGGCGCCACAGATTGCCTAAACTTCCCATCTCCCGAAAAGCCCGAGCAGTTCTGGACCCTCAGCCGCTCGGTAGCAGGACTGGCCGACGGCTGCACCGCCCTGAACTGCCCTGTGGTGTCGGGAAACGTCAGCCTCTACAACGAGACCTCCGAAGGGGCTATATTCCCCTCCCCATTGGTGGGGACGGTGGGATTCATAGAGAGCCCCTCCCGTATGGTCCGCTCGGGCAGCTGGGCCGAGGGGGACAGGATATTCTACGTCAGCTACGGTGAGCCGAGCCTGGCGGGAAGCTCCTACCTCATGAAGGCCAAAAACATAATAGCAGGCAAGCCCCTTGACTTCGCCCCTAAGGAAGAGGCGGACTTCATGGACAGAGCCCTAGCCACCGCTAAAGATTCGATCCCATCCTCAGGAAGGGCCATAGCGGGAGGCGGCCTGGCGATCGCCCTGGCCAAAGAGGCCGCCGAGAGCGGCCTGGGAGCGGAGATAGAGATATCCATGGACAGGCAAGACATCTCCCTATTCGGAGAGGGAGGCCCTAGAGCCATCTACGCAGTCCCAGCGGAAAAGGCGGATCGGTTCACCTCAATATGGGGAGACAGGGCCAGGGAGATAGGGACGGTCAAAGGCGACAGGCTATCCATAAAGTCCGTGCTGGACCTGACGGTAAAATCCATAGCAGAAAGCTGGGGAATCTGA